The proteins below are encoded in one region of Helianthus annuus cultivar XRQ/B chromosome 2, HanXRQr2.0-SUNRISE, whole genome shotgun sequence:
- the LOC110916085 gene encoding NAP1-related protein 1 isoform X1: MVAEKGKKPKIAEKTAEEAEQIGSELLQSIEKMQEVQDELEKINEEASDKVLEVEQKYNEIRKPVYDKRNAIIKSIPDFWPTAFLSHPVLSDLLTEEDQKIFKHLTSLEVEDFKDVKLGYSISFNFGPNPYFEDTKLTKTFTFLDEGTTKVTATKIKWKEGMGVPNGVCHEKKGNKRCHDNCNDDHENESFFSWFSGNQENEDVVELHDEVAEIIREDLWTNPLTYFNNDADEEEFELNGSCSCQLKNRKMGQMIRKTMRRIKKTMKGIEV, encoded by the exons ATGGTGGCTGAAAAGGGTAAGAAACCGAAGATCGCAGAGAAGACAGCGGAGGAGGCCGAACAAATCGGCAGTGAGCTCCTTCAATCCATCGAAAAAATGCAGGAGGTCCAAGATGAACTCGAAAAG ATTAATGAGGAGGCAAGCGATAAAGTCTTGGAAGTGGAACAGAAATACAACGAGATACGCAAGCCAGTGTATGATAAACGAAACGCAATCATCAAATCAATCCCTGATTTTTGGCCAACTGCT TTCTTAAGCCACCCTGTTCTATCTGATCTTTTGACCGAAGAAGACCAAAAG ATCTTCAAGCATTTAACTTCTTTGGAAGTCGAAGATTTCAAAGATGTGAAATTGGGTTACTCTATCTCATTT AACTTCGGTCCCAACCCGTATTTTGAAGACACCAAACTTACCAAGACTTTCACGTTTCTTGATGAGGGTACTACAAAAGTTACCGCTACCAAAATAAAGTGGAAAGAGGGCAtg GGTGTTCCAAATGGTGTTTGCCATGAGAAGAAAGGAAACAAGCGGTGCCATGACAACTGCAATGACGACCATGAGAATGAAag CTTCTTCAGCTGGTTCAGCGGAAATCAAGAGAACGAAGATGTGGTGGAGCTTCATGATGAG GTTGCTGAAATAATCAGGGAGGATTTATGGACTAACCCTCTTACGTATTTCAATAAT GATGCTGATGAAGAAGAATTCGAG CTAAATGGGTCATGTTCATGTCAACTCAAAAATAG GAAAATGGGACAGATGATTCGGAAGACGATGAGGAGGATCAAGAAGACGATGAAGGGAATTGAAGTGTAA
- the LOC110916085 gene encoding NAP1-related protein 1 isoform X2: protein MVAEKGKKPKIAEKTAEEAEQIGSELLQSIEKMQEVQDELEKINEEASDKVLEVEQKYNEIRKPVYDKRNAIIKSIPDFWPTAFLSHPVLSDLLTEEDQKIFKHLTSLEVEDFKDVKLGYSISFNFGPNPYFEDTKLTKTFTFLDEGTTKVTATKIKWKEGMGVPNGVCHEKKGNKRCHDNCNDDHENESFFSWFSGNQENEDVVELHDEVAEIIREDLWTNPLTYFNNDADEEEFEENGTDDSEDDEEDQEDDEGN, encoded by the exons ATGGTGGCTGAAAAGGGTAAGAAACCGAAGATCGCAGAGAAGACAGCGGAGGAGGCCGAACAAATCGGCAGTGAGCTCCTTCAATCCATCGAAAAAATGCAGGAGGTCCAAGATGAACTCGAAAAG ATTAATGAGGAGGCAAGCGATAAAGTCTTGGAAGTGGAACAGAAATACAACGAGATACGCAAGCCAGTGTATGATAAACGAAACGCAATCATCAAATCAATCCCTGATTTTTGGCCAACTGCT TTCTTAAGCCACCCTGTTCTATCTGATCTTTTGACCGAAGAAGACCAAAAG ATCTTCAAGCATTTAACTTCTTTGGAAGTCGAAGATTTCAAAGATGTGAAATTGGGTTACTCTATCTCATTT AACTTCGGTCCCAACCCGTATTTTGAAGACACCAAACTTACCAAGACTTTCACGTTTCTTGATGAGGGTACTACAAAAGTTACCGCTACCAAAATAAAGTGGAAAGAGGGCAtg GGTGTTCCAAATGGTGTTTGCCATGAGAAGAAAGGAAACAAGCGGTGCCATGACAACTGCAATGACGACCATGAGAATGAAag CTTCTTCAGCTGGTTCAGCGGAAATCAAGAGAACGAAGATGTGGTGGAGCTTCATGATGAG GTTGCTGAAATAATCAGGGAGGATTTATGGACTAACCCTCTTACGTATTTCAATAAT GATGCTGATGAAGAAGAATTCGAG GAAAATGGGACAGATGATTCGGAAGACGATGAGGAGGATCAAGAAGACGATGAAGGGAATTGA